GTGTCTCAAATCTCTACTACCTTGCTGGTGAGAAACAAGGCTTTAACAAGCGAGCAACAAATGCGGTACAAAAATGAGCTGAATAAGCCCTATAAACGATAACTATCGCTTATAAGGCTAAAAAGAAAGGCGTTCAAAATGAACGCCTTAATAATCGTTGATGATATATGCTAATCGTTGGTAATTACCACCTATTTCCCGATACAAAAATGTTGAAAGATATTCTGAAGTACCATATCATTCGTAACCTCACCAGCAATGTCCGAAATAAAGAAGATGCACTCTCGTATGTCTTGTGAAAGAAAATCTCCGGAAATCTGCGAATCAAGTCCGCTTTGTACTCTATGAATAGCTTCCAAAGCTTTATTTAAAGCTTCGTAATGTCTTACGTTTGTCACAATAATATCATTCTGTGTCACTGTAGGCAAGTGTGCGGCATCAATAAGCATTTTTTGTAGTTCACTTGTGTTCTCTCGTTGTTTGGCCGAGATGAAAATAGATTCCGTAGATTCTTTGGGGAAGTCTTTTAATAAAGACTGTAAATTCTCTTTTTGCTTGTCTTCGATCAAATCAGCCTTATTAAATACAACAATTAAATGTTTTCCTTCACAACGCGGAATAATCTTCTCTGATAACTGTTCGGTTTGAGAAGTGGCATTTACAGCATCTACCATCCAAAGAACAATCTCTGCTTGATCTAACTTTTGGAAAGTACGTTCGATACCGAGGCTTTCGATCGCATCATTGGTTTCCCGGATTCCGGCCGTATCAATGAAACGGAAAGTGATTCCTCCGATGTTGATAGTATCTTCAATCACATCACGCGTTGTTCCATGTATATCACTGACAATCGCCTTATCCTCATTCAATAATACATTCAGTAAAGTCGATTTTCCGGCATTCGTTTCACCGATAATAGCCACAGGAACACCGTTCTTAATAGCATTACCAACACTAAAAGAATGAGCCAACCGGGAAATGACCTGTTCGATTTCATCTGCCAGCTTTCTCAATGCCGAACGATCGGCAAATTCCACATCCTCTTCGCTGAAATCCAACTCTAGTTCAATCATAGAGGTGAAATTCAACAATTTGTTGCGTAACTCCGTCAGCTCTTTGTTGAAACCACCTCGCATCTGGCTCATAGCCAAACGATGGGTGGCAGCAGATGAAGAAGCGATCAAGTCCGCCACAGCCTCTGCCTGACTTAAATCCATCTTTCCATTGAGAAAGGCACGTTGCGTATACTCTCCTGGTTGGGCGATGCGGCAACCATTCTTGATAAGCAGTTGCATCACTTGCTGGAGAATATAAGAAGAACCGTGGCACGTGATTTCCGTACTATCTTCTCCCGTGTATGAATGAGGAGCACGGAAAAGACTGACGATCACTTCGTCAATAATCTCGTCCCCGTCATAAATACGTCCGAATGTCAAAGTATATGGTTTTTGCTCACTCAATAATTTACCAGTCTTGGCGGGCTTGAATATGCTGCCCGTGATAGAAATAGCTTCCGGACCGGAAACGCGGATGCTTCCGATAGCACCGCCCTGGGCGGTAGCGATAGCGCAGATCGTATCTTGATTCATTGTTTTTTCTTTTTGGATGAGCAAAGATAATTGTTTCTAAGTAAAAAATAGAAAATTGAGCACAACTTGTGCTTTATTTGTTTATGTTTACTGTCGTACAGTGGTATACCAAACAAAATAGAACAATAATGCTTATGGCACCAGCGATCAATTTATATTTTCCGAATGAGAAAAGCGGACTCATACGAGAAAACTACTAGGAAATACTTTCTGTGCTTGTAGCTCATTAAATAGCTTTGTGGGAGTATGATATCATTACGGGCAAAGGCTTCTTTTCAGAATTGGGGTAGGGGAGTACGTACAGGATGTTGTCGGTTAGGAAAAGATGATATGGTTGTAGGCATCGTAGGAAACAGGCATATCTCTGTCGAAGATTACGCTTTCGCAACGATTGATGAATTAGAATATCCGAAACATCATCAGGAGAGATTTACGATTGGTTATTGATAAAAATCAAATTAAAAATAACTGTGTGATATAGTGACACTATCCTCCTTGGATAACGTCACTATAATCGTATCATAGCGTTACTATCACGGCTTCATAGTGACACTATGTTGAATATAGACTAAATGATAAAAAATAGAGCAGCCTAACAAGTCCCTTATTAAGAATTTCCCCCCACGCTACAAGATATAGCGTGGGGGAATTTCAATATTTGGAACTCGTTAGGCAGCTCTATAATTCTATTCTAACGATTACAATTTTATTCTTTCAGAAGAGCGTACCTCTATATTCTGTCAAGTACAGTCTTAATCAGTGCATCAATTGTATTCTTATATCCTGTATTGGCCTCTTTAATAAGTCGGTTGGCTATCACCATACAGACAGTCATCGCCTTGTGTCCCATTAACCGGCTAAGTCCTGCCAAAGCCGAACTTTCCATTTCGAAGTTGGTAATCTTATAGCCTTTATATTCGAAAGATTCAATTTTGTCATTCTGTTTCGGATCTGCCAATGGAACACGAAGTTCACGTCCCTGCGGACCAAAGAAACCTCCAGCAGCTATTGTTACTCCACGTACCATGTCCTCTTTGGCAATCCGGTCAATCAGTTCTTCGCTAGCATCAATGACATAAGGGGCAGGCGCGCACATATTTCCCGACCAACCCATGTGATTGAGGAACGCACGTTCAAAAGGTAAGTCGCATACAGCATTTCGTCCGGCATAGAAATTCAGCAATCCGTCAAAGCCGATAGACTTTTGCGAGCACACAAATGTTCCGACAGGAGTGTTGGGTTGTAATCCGCCACATGTGCCGATACGTACTAATTCCAGCTGGCGAAACTGATCCTTTTCTTCGCGGGTATTAAAATCTATATTGGCGAGTGCATCTAGTTCATTCATCACGATGTCAATGTTATCGCAGCCGATTCCTGTAGAAACCACTGTAATCCGTTTACCTTTATAAGTACCCGTGATGGTTTTGAATTCGCGGCTTTCCACTTCACATTCTTTGTTTTCGAAATGAGAAGCTACGAGTGCTACACGTCCGGGGTCACCTACCAGAATTACTTTGTCTGCCAACCATTCGGGCTTTACGTGAAGATGGAATACTGAACCGTCTTCATTGATAATCAATTCAGAGGATGGAAAGTACTTTTTCATGTTATTGAAAGGTTTTAGTTTTATAATAGAATTTGTATCTATAAATAGAAACGCCGGAACCGGATTTAAGTTCAGAAGAAGCCTCTATCTTTTTCCTTTAGCAAGGGGGAGTGCATCTTACAACTGAAATGAAATCAGATTCCGGCGTTTGTGTGACGATTATTTGCTCAATGGCTGACTGCCTGCATTGCCTGTTGCCGGCTTGGCGATATTCTCGCGCATAGAGGTGTCAGCTTCAATATTCTTCATGCGATAATAATCCATGATACCTAAGTTACCGCTGCGGAAAGCTTCCGCCATTGCTTTAGGAACTTCAGCTTCTGCTTCGATCACTTTGGCACGGGCTTCCTGTGCTTTTGCTTTCATTTCCTGTTCGGAAGCAACTGCCATGGCACGGCGCTCTTCGGCTTTTGCCTGTGCGATGTTCTTATCTGCGTTAGCCTGATCGATTTGCAGAGCCGCACCGATGTTCTTACCTATATCGATGTCCGCAATATCAATAGACAAGATCTCGAAAGCCGTTCCTGCGTCCAAACCTTTACGAAGTACAAGTTTAGAGATCGAATCCGGATTCTCAAGGACCGATTTATGGTTTTCAGAAGAACCGATAGATGAAACGATACCTTCGCCTACACGGGCAAGGATCGTATCTTCACCTGCACCACCGACCAACTGACGAATGTTGGCACGTACCGTAACACGTGCTTTGGCTATCAGCTGAATACCGTCTTTTGCAACAGCCGTAACAGGAGGCGTGTCGATCACTTTCGGGTTTACAGACATCTGTACAGCTTCGAATACATCACGTCCTGCAAGGTCGATAGCAGTAGCCATTTGGAAAGGTAATTCGATATTCGCTTTCGATGCGGATACCAAGGCGTGAACTACCTTTTCTACATGTCCGCCAGCCAAATAATGGGCTTCCAGTTCATCACGGGTAATGTTTTTCAGACCGGCTTTGTGAGCCTCGATCATTCCCGGCACGATGATGTATGGCGGAACGTTACGTATACGCATTAAAAATAGTTGTATCAGCGAGATGTTAACTCCCGACACTTTTGCCGACAACCAAAGGAAGAACGGCACGTAATGGAAAAATATTATCAAGAAGATAATACCTCCAGCTATCAGAAAGATAGGTAAGTAGAAAGATGATTCCATTGATGTTATTATTAAGTGAATATTATTCTTTGTGTTTTTTAACCATGATTGTACCGTTCGTGATGCGGCTTACAATAATCGGAGTCTTTTCATTGAGGAATCCGTCTATTGATTTTACTTCCACAATTTTTCCGTTTATTTCGGCAGATCCGATTTGTGCCAGACGTGTGGTACTGATTCCTGTATCACCAACTTTGATGCTTTCTTCTGCGCTACGGTCTACTTTCGAATCAATATCCTTTTTTAATGCTAGTTTGTCCAGCATTTTCGATCGCATAAACCAAATCAATGATCCGATACAGGCAAATGCCGATATACTAAGAGTGATAAATCCTCCTGCCATACCTAAATTGGCAAATGCATAGTAGTTGGCATAAAGAATACAAACCAGTGCAGAAATTCCCGCCAGGCTAATGCCCGGGATGACGAACAGTTCTACTAGAAACAGTATGACTGCGGCAATAATGAGAATGGCGATAATGAGTATATCCATAGTTCAGAGTTATTAATTTATTTTGTTTTTTCCGCATTGCGTACATTCACTTCAAGAGTATCCAGCTCTTTGGACATTTGCAATACCCGCTTTTCGAGGTCGAGGATGGCAGGAGCCATATTCTCTTTCCCCTGTTGGTTGGCACCGGCATATTGTTGACGCAGGCTATTCAGTTTTTCTTCTTGTTGATAATAGTCTTTCTCCATCTGCTGGTAACGTTGGTAAAGTGACTTTGCTTTTGCGGATTTAAAGTCGCTCATCAGATAGTAAGTCGTATGATCGTCAATGACAAATTCAAAGTCCATCGCACGGCGTTCTTTAGGCTTATGACTGATGGCAGCTTCCAGACGTTGCAATGCTTCGGTTACAGTTTGTTTGTCTTTCCAGGTTTCTTTCAGTGAATGAATCTGTGCCAGACGAATGATCTGTTGCTGTTCCATTGCTTCATAATTATAAGTCTGTTTGGAAGTGTTAGGAATGAACACATAAATACATACCTTTCCTTCGGGCTGGAAACGGTCGGAAGCAAACCATCCGAGATTGTTGTATTCGTCAATGACGTACATATAATCATTGTACGGTGAATTGAACGGCATACCTACATTGTCCGGAACAAGATAAGTGTCGGTATTCGTGTTGTAGCGGGTGACAAAGATGTCGTAGCCCCCCAGTCCTTCGCCATCACTGGCATAGTAAACGGTGACTCCGTCCGATAGAACGAACGGATAATTTGCGTTTCCGGAAGCGTTGATGCTGCCCGGCAACGGGCGTCCGTCACTCCATTCATTCAGCAATTTGTTTTTTGAGAAGATGTCAAGATTACCGTTCTCGCCCTTTTCGCTATAATAGATTTTATTTCCAATTTCTGTTTCATAGACAGTTCCCGGATGTTCTCCTTCTGTCTTGAAGAAATCATTGAAGGTGAACAATTTACCCGATTCTTCACTAATCTTGTATGCATGGAGGAAAGTCGCCTTGTCTACAACGAAACTGTCAATGATACATACATCTTCCACTCCTTTCAACATCCGAAGGTCAGCTTTGCTTTTTTCCAAAAGTTTCTCCGCTTCTTCCGTCGATTTCTTCCGTTTGCTTAAGTCTGCGATATATTCTTCAAAACAGTTTACTGCATCTTCGAAACGATACGTTTCATTATATGCTTGTCCCAGATAGAGTTGTCCGCTGGTAACACGTTTTTTCACTGCTATCTCAAGAGGTTTCACTGCTTCTTCCGCTTCTCCGGTTTTCAGGCAACATACGCCATACCAATAGTTATAATTCCCGTTCGACGGTTGTGATTTAGCATACTTTTCGAAGACGGGTTTGGCTTTTTCATAGTCACCTTTATTAAATAAGGTGCGTGCCTGTTCCATCGTTTGTGCAGATACTTCGCAAAGGAAGAGGCTGCAAATTAAAAATAGAATATATTTTCTTTTCATCGTTTTGAGCGTTTATGAGTGGCGGGTAGATTGAAAACATTACTGCTTTCGGGCACCCGTCCTTTTATCAATTGTTCAAAAGTACAAATTTATTAGAAATAAACCCTTTTTCAGTGATTCTATTATGTTAATTCTTCTTTAAATCATTCTTTTCGCTTACTTTTGCAGCCGATTTTCAAAGATATGACACAATTTACGGAAGAAGAGAAAGCCATTCGCCGCATTGAACGGCGGTTTAGTAAAGGAGTGGTGCAATACGGATTGATAGAAGAAGGAGACAAAATCCTTATCGGACTGTCAGGAGGAAAAGATTCGCTGGCGCTTGTTGAGCTGTTGGGTAAACGCGCGCGTATCCATAAGCCTCGTTTTTCTGTCGTTGCCGTTCATGTAGTGATGAAGAATATTCCTTATCAGAGCGATACGGAATATTTGAAAGCACACTGCGAGGCGTATGGAGTTCCTTTTGTACAGTATGAGACTGCCTTTGATCCTGCTACCGATACACGTAAATCTCCCTGTTTCCTCTGTTCATGGAATCGTCGGAAAGCTTTGTTTACTGTTGCCAAGGAGCACGGATGCAATAAAATCGCTCTCGGTCACCACATGGATGATATTTTGGAAACTTTATTGATGAATATCACTTATCAGGGAGCGTTCGGTACCATGCCGCCCCGGTTGGTGATGAAGAAGTTTGATATGACAATTATTCGTCCGATGTGCCTGGTTCACGAAGCTGACTTGGTAGAATTGGCGACTTTGCATGGTTATCGGAAGCAAGTGAAAAACTGCCCTTATGAATCGCAATCCAGCCGAAGTGATATGAAAGGTGTTTTACGACAGCTGGAAGCGATGAATCCGGAGGCACGTTACAGCCTTTGGGGGAGCATGACCAATGTACAGGAAGAATTATTACCGGATAAAATAGATTGAACAGATAAATTTGAATAGATTGTTATGAAAGGATTCTATACCATTTTGTTGTTGATTGTATCCAATGTCTTTATGACATTCGCCTGGTACGGACATTTAAAGATGAAACAGGAGTACAGCTGGTTCGCTGCTCTTCCGCTGATCGGTGTGATTGCGTTTAGTTGGGCAATCGCTTTTTTTGAATATTCCTGTCAGATACCGGCGAACCGCATCGGCTTTATAGGCAATGGAGGTCCGTTTTCGTTGATGCAACTGAAAGTCATCCAGGAGGTGATAACACTTGTTATTTTTACAGTGTTCACTACTATCTTCTTTAAAGGTGAAGCGTTACATTGGAATCATTTGGCAGCGTTCGTTTGTTTGATTGCGGCGGTGTATTTTGTGTTTATGAAGTGAAATTGTGACTTGATTCATTTTCCATCTGTTTCTTATCAATAACATAGCCACGTATAGAAAATTGTCGCAATATATAGGTTGCCTATTGGCGAAATTGAGTAGCACGGATTGAGTTTACACGGTAGCCAACGGAGATTATCGCATCTAAATTATAAAATAAAGTGTTGTGACTTTTCTTGTATTCGGCAGTATGTGCAAATTTCGCACATACTTGATCTTGCTGTAATTCTGCAGATTCAAATCTTCACTCTCTTCACCAAATACACATTTCCCAATCTCGTATGTTGTCGGCTGATACCTGCTGCGGTCAGCACTTGCGCCAATTGGATAGGGGTACAGTTACGCAGTACAGCCGGAAACCTCTTTTTCAGTTCCTGATGAATGATGGCGGCGGAGAGTGACAGACAATCCGGCTCATCCAACGTGGCAGGTACGTATGTATTGCGTACAATGTCTTCTATGGGATTGACGTGATAGTATGCGCTGTTATGACGTTGCAAAGCATGTTCTTCCTCTTTACTGAACCAGTGTCGGGCACCCGCAAGCAGTTCCGCTTTCAATTGGGCATAGATTTGCGAATGTTCTACTCCAGTACAGTCAATATCATGCTCCACCTCAATACAGATGAATCTGCGACTGCCCGACGGATCGCACAGTAAGTCAGTTCGATTACTGGTTCCGATAAAAGAGGCGATGCGGGGAAGCGGTCGGAAGTTTTTCTGATAGGCTTTGCAAATGTTGAGACTTGACATTTGCATCAGATTTTTCAGTAATGGCATCTTTTGTGCTCCGAATTTGTCAAATTCGTCCATGTTTAGTAATCCCATCTCGGCAAGGAGACGTTCGGGATTGCCTTGTGCGGTTAGTTTCAGATTATCCGAATAATATCGGGCTAGTTGTGGCGGCATTAGTGTTCGGCAAAAAGTGGATTTATGACGTCCTTGCTCTTCGCTGATAAGTATTGGGGCTACGCTGTTTGCTTGGGCTTGACTTTCTCCTATCCACTGGGCGGCAAGTCCGAGCATCCAGGTATGGAAACTTTCTATCCATAGAGGGTGATCCGATACCCGTCTTGCCAGATTATTCAGTCGTTCTATTCCATCCCAGTCGGGTAGCTCATTCATGTAAAGCTGGAAAGGGTGGTAACTTTCTATTTGGGTGGAGTAGATGTATCTTTGAAGGTCTTTATCCCAACAGTTGATACCTTCTTTGTGAGCTTCCAGGCAGAAAGTGTTCAGTTCTCGTCTGTCTATACGACAGAAGGATACATTCTGTTGACCGGATGGACGGAATTCTGTTTCTTCGGTCAACAGGTTATAGCGAAAATCATATCGCGTTTTCAAAAAGTCAATCACTTGTTGTGTCAGAGGAACGGGCTGTCGATGCGTTTCTTGCATTGTTTGTTCGTTCTCTTGTTTGTTCTTTTGTTCGTGTGGGTAAATGACGGTATTGGGTGATTCTTTCATCAATACCCGTATTCTTTTTGCCAAACGCTTCGAATTATATTCTAATGTCTTCATATTTTTCTTCTTATTAAATGAATAAATGTTGTTTTCTCGACCGGTTGATGCTGCTAAGGTATAACATGAGATATGGGGTTTGCAAGTATTTAACTAAGAAAAAGTTTATTTTCTCCTGAAATGAAAAACAAGCTTTTTTATGCGGATATGTCGTTACTTTGTCGTATCTTTAGTGCTTGTTTAGGAAAAGCCGACTAGAGTTGTCCGGTTGGCTGACAATAGTTGACTGAACAGCCGATTCCAGTCGTCCGAATAGCCGATTAAAGTTGTCCTATAATGAAGTTACACATTTAAATTAATAAGAAGTAATGGCTATTGTGTTTGATTGGTATGAAAATCCGAATGCTTCTTCGGAAGAAGAAGCAACGTTGCATCCACGTATCTTTATGAATGGAAAGGTAGATACGGATGCTCTTTGTTACAAGATTCATGACTACAGTTCGTTGACTGTGGGCGATGTAAAGAATGTGCTTGATAACTTATCGAACATTCTTGGCGAGTCGTTGCGTGAGGGGAAAGAAGTGCATATCGAGGGGATCGGTTATTTTTATCCCACTTTGGAGGCTACAGGGAAAGTGACTCGCAACACTCCGCATAAGACTAATAAGGTGGCTTTCAAAACTGTCCGGTTTCGTCCTGACAGTAATCTGAAAGGGCATTTTGTGGGTGTCCGCGCCAGTCAGTCCAAGTATGTCCGCCATTCGGAGAAGGTGTCAGAGGTAGAGATTGATATGCGGTTGAAAGAATATTTTGCCGAACATCAGATGATGACCCGCCGTGATTTTCAGGAAGTGTGTGGTTTGGCACGTACTACAGCCAAAACGCATTTGGTACGTTTGCGTGGAGAAGGAAAACTGGTGAATATCGGTTTGCGCAATCAGCCGATGTATGTGCCTGCTCCGGGTTATTATGGCGTATCCAGAGATGCGGCACATCCTTCACGCTAATGACTGTGAAGGATGTGAAGAAGCATATTTCTTTGAGTAATCACACGAAACAGTTGATAGCTTGAGACTTATCCTCATGTGAAGAGAGTGAAAGAAAAGAAGCGGAGCTCTATTTCGCTATGTATTTTTTCATTCCTTCCGTGTAGAAAGTATGGAACTCGCCGTTTTCTCCGCTATAAATAAAGTAGGCGTCAATCTCCGGATTCGCTTGGCAGAAGGCTTCCGCTTCTTCCAGTCCCATCACCATGAAGGCGGTAGCCAGGGCGTCGGCAGTCATGCAGTCTTTAGCGATTACGGTGGACGACAAGATGCTGTGCTGTACTGGATAACCCGTTCTCGGGTCGATGGTATGAGCATATTTCTTTCCGTCCTTGTAATAATAGTTGCGGTAGTTTCCGGAAGTAGCCAAACCTACATCCGAAAGTTCAAGTATGGTTTGTAAGTCTTGGTTTACGGACAGCGAATCGTCGACGGGCTTATTGATTCCGATGCGCCATAAGCCTTTGGAGGGGTTTTTGCCTTTCACAACCACCTCTCCGCCGATGTCTACCATATAGTTTTTTATGCCTTTCCGGTCGAGCAGTTGCGCTATTACATCTACCGAATACCCTTTGGCGACTGCACTGCAACTCAACATGATGCGCGGATCTTGTTTGATTACTTTGTCACTCTCCATTTTCACCTTTTCATATCCGGTGATTTGCAACAGGCTATCTATCAGGATTGAATCAGGGAAAGCGCCTTTTTTGAAACCGAATCCCCAAGCGTTGGCAAGAGGAGCTACTGTGATATCGAAAGCACCGTTTGTCTCGCGGGAAATTTCCATCGATCGGTTGAAGCATTTCCGGAAGAAGCTATCGGCAACTAATTCCTCGTTGCGGTTGACGCGACTGATAACTGAACTGTCGTTAAATGGAGACAGAGATTGGTCGAAGCGTTTCAGTTCGGCTTCTATTTCCGGTTTTAAATTACCGTCATGCTGGTAAGTAATCTTGTATACCGTCCCAAATACCAAACCTTTGACG
The Bacteroides caecimuris DNA segment above includes these coding regions:
- the mnmE gene encoding tRNA uridine-5-carboxymethylaminomethyl(34) synthesis GTPase MnmE yields the protein MNQDTICAIATAQGGAIGSIRVSGPEAISITGSIFKPAKTGKLLSEQKPYTLTFGRIYDGDEIIDEVIVSLFRAPHSYTGEDSTEITCHGSSYILQQVMQLLIKNGCRIAQPGEYTQRAFLNGKMDLSQAEAVADLIASSSAATHRLAMSQMRGGFNKELTELRNKLLNFTSMIELELDFSEEDVEFADRSALRKLADEIEQVISRLAHSFSVGNAIKNGVPVAIIGETNAGKSTLLNVLLNEDKAIVSDIHGTTRDVIEDTINIGGITFRFIDTAGIRETNDAIESLGIERTFQKLDQAEIVLWMVDAVNATSQTEQLSEKIIPRCEGKHLIVVFNKADLIEDKQKENLQSLLKDFPKESTESIFISAKQRENTSELQKMLIDAAHLPTVTQNDIIVTNVRHYEALNKALEAIHRVQSGLDSQISGDFLSQDIRECIFFISDIAGEVTNDMVLQNIFQHFCIGK
- a CDS encoding nucleoside phosphorylase → MKKYFPSSELIINEDGSVFHLHVKPEWLADKVILVGDPGRVALVASHFENKECEVESREFKTITGTYKGKRITVVSTGIGCDNIDIVMNELDALANIDFNTREEKDQFRQLELVRIGTCGGLQPNTPVGTFVCSQKSIGFDGLLNFYAGRNAVCDLPFERAFLNHMGWSGNMCAPAPYVIDASEELIDRIAKEDMVRGVTIAAGGFFGPQGRELRVPLADPKQNDKIESFEYKGYKITNFEMESSALAGLSRLMGHKAMTVCMVIANRLIKEANTGYKNTIDALIKTVLDRI
- the floA gene encoding flotillin-like protein FloA (flotillin-like protein involved in membrane lipid rafts), which codes for MESSFYLPIFLIAGGIIFLIIFFHYVPFFLWLSAKVSGVNISLIQLFLMRIRNVPPYIIVPGMIEAHKAGLKNITRDELEAHYLAGGHVEKVVHALVSASKANIELPFQMATAIDLAGRDVFEAVQMSVNPKVIDTPPVTAVAKDGIQLIAKARVTVRANIRQLVGGAGEDTILARVGEGIVSSIGSSENHKSVLENPDSISKLVLRKGLDAGTAFEILSIDIADIDIGKNIGAALQIDQANADKNIAQAKAEERRAMAVASEQEMKAKAQEARAKVIEAEAEVPKAMAEAFRSGNLGIMDYYRMKNIEADTSMRENIAKPATGNAGSQPLSK
- a CDS encoding NfeD family protein produces the protein MDILIIAILIIAAVILFLVELFVIPGISLAGISALVCILYANYYAFANLGMAGGFITLSISAFACIGSLIWFMRSKMLDKLALKKDIDSKVDRSAEESIKVGDTGISTTRLAQIGSAEINGKIVEVKSIDGFLNEKTPIIVSRITNGTIMVKKHKE
- a CDS encoding tetratricopeptide repeat protein, with translation MKRKYILFLICSLFLCEVSAQTMEQARTLFNKGDYEKAKPVFEKYAKSQPSNGNYNYWYGVCCLKTGEAEEAVKPLEIAVKKRVTSGQLYLGQAYNETYRFEDAVNCFEEYIADLSKRKKSTEEAEKLLEKSKADLRMLKGVEDVCIIDSFVVDKATFLHAYKISEESGKLFTFNDFFKTEGEHPGTVYETEIGNKIYYSEKGENGNLDIFSKNKLLNEWSDGRPLPGSINASGNANYPFVLSDGVTVYYASDGEGLGGYDIFVTRYNTNTDTYLVPDNVGMPFNSPYNDYMYVIDEYNNLGWFASDRFQPEGKVCIYVFIPNTSKQTYNYEAMEQQQIIRLAQIHSLKETWKDKQTVTEALQRLEAAISHKPKERRAMDFEFVIDDHTTYYLMSDFKSAKAKSLYQRYQQMEKDYYQQEEKLNSLRQQYAGANQQGKENMAPAILDLEKRVLQMSKELDTLEVNVRNAEKTK
- a CDS encoding ATP-binding protein, coding for MTQFTEEEKAIRRIERRFSKGVVQYGLIEEGDKILIGLSGGKDSLALVELLGKRARIHKPRFSVVAVHVVMKNIPYQSDTEYLKAHCEAYGVPFVQYETAFDPATDTRKSPCFLCSWNRRKALFTVAKEHGCNKIALGHHMDDILETLLMNITYQGAFGTMPPRLVMKKFDMTIIRPMCLVHEADLVELATLHGYRKQVKNCPYESQSSRSDMKGVLRQLEAMNPEARYSLWGSMTNVQEELLPDKID
- a CDS encoding DMT family protein; the protein is MKGFYTILLLIVSNVFMTFAWYGHLKMKQEYSWFAALPLIGVIAFSWAIAFFEYSCQIPANRIGFIGNGGPFSLMQLKVIQEVITLVIFTVFTTIFFKGEALHWNHLAAFVCLIAAVYFVFMK
- a CDS encoding VapE domain-containing protein translates to MKTLEYNSKRLAKRIRVLMKESPNTVIYPHEQKNKQENEQTMQETHRQPVPLTQQVIDFLKTRYDFRYNLLTEETEFRPSGQQNVSFCRIDRRELNTFCLEAHKEGINCWDKDLQRYIYSTQIESYHPFQLYMNELPDWDGIERLNNLARRVSDHPLWIESFHTWMLGLAAQWIGESQAQANSVAPILISEEQGRHKSTFCRTLMPPQLARYYSDNLKLTAQGNPERLLAEMGLLNMDEFDKFGAQKMPLLKNLMQMSSLNICKAYQKNFRPLPRIASFIGTSNRTDLLCDPSGSRRFICIEVEHDIDCTGVEHSQIYAQLKAELLAGARHWFSKEEEHALQRHNSAYYHVNPIEDIVRNTYVPATLDEPDCLSLSAAIIHQELKKRFPAVLRNCTPIQLAQVLTAAGISRQHTRLGNVYLVKRVKI
- a CDS encoding HU family DNA-binding protein; translation: MAIVFDWYENPNASSEEEATLHPRIFMNGKVDTDALCYKIHDYSSLTVGDVKNVLDNLSNILGESLREGKEVHIEGIGYFYPTLEATGKVTRNTPHKTNKVAFKTVRFRPDSNLKGHFVGVRASQSKYVRHSEKVSEVEIDMRLKEYFAEHQMMTRRDFQEVCGLARTTAKTHLVRLRGEGKLVNIGLRNQPMYVPAPGYYGVSRDAAHPSR
- a CDS encoding FAD:protein FMN transferase, which gives rise to MKTKKNFLWLAFLISATTWILVRHNQQAGYYSVKGLVFGTVYKITYQHDGNLKPEIEAELKRFDQSLSPFNDSSVISRVNRNEELVADSFFRKCFNRSMEISRETNGAFDITVAPLANAWGFGFKKGAFPDSILIDSLLQITGYEKVKMESDKVIKQDPRIMLSCSAVAKGYSVDVIAQLLDRKGIKNYMVDIGGEVVVKGKNPSKGLWRIGINKPVDDSLSVNQDLQTILELSDVGLATSGNYRNYYYKDGKKYAHTIDPRTGYPVQHSILSSTVIAKDCMTADALATAFMVMGLEEAEAFCQANPEIDAYFIYSGENGEFHTFYTEGMKKYIAK